The following are encoded together in the Actinoplanes sp. N902-109 genome:
- a CDS encoding sigma-70 family RNA polymerase sigma factor gives MTSTTTTAADMTADTATAVPALSVAEQEELIRSHMPLVGHLVRDMLTRIPNHIHRDDLTSAGLHALVTAARGWDPNRGIPFHRFATTRIRGAILDELRSLDWATRSVRSKARATDATRQSLMTTLGRTPTNEELAQALGTTTTDLNQTDNDVQRATVLSLQGFTTSSSDDLVTEAAPGPEDMLLRREQIGYLHHAIGSLPERLQYVITEYFLKERPMADIAADLGVTESRVSQLRGEALSLLKDGLNTHLDPHLAPVPENPDGITARRRATYYASIAGNTNLHSRLALTNAYGHTTLTQSVA, from the coding sequence ATGACCAGCACCACGACGACCGCTGCCGACATGACTGCCGACACCGCGACCGCCGTGCCGGCCCTGTCCGTCGCCGAGCAGGAAGAGCTGATCCGCTCGCACATGCCGCTCGTCGGCCACCTGGTGCGCGACATGCTCACCCGCATCCCGAACCACATCCACCGCGACGACCTGACCAGCGCCGGCCTGCACGCCCTGGTCACCGCGGCGCGGGGCTGGGACCCGAACCGCGGCATCCCGTTCCACCGCTTCGCGACCACCCGCATCCGCGGCGCCATCCTCGACGAGCTGCGCTCGCTGGACTGGGCGACCCGGTCGGTGCGCAGCAAGGCGCGGGCCACCGACGCGACCCGGCAGAGCCTGATGACCACGCTGGGCCGCACGCCCACCAACGAGGAGCTGGCCCAGGCACTCGGCACCACCACGACCGACCTGAACCAGACCGACAACGACGTGCAGCGCGCCACCGTGCTGTCGCTGCAGGGCTTCACCACCAGCAGCTCCGACGACCTGGTCACCGAGGCCGCGCCGGGCCCGGAGGACATGCTGCTGCGCCGCGAGCAGATCGGTTACCTGCACCACGCGATCGGCTCGCTGCCCGAGCGGCTGCAGTACGTGATCACCGAGTACTTCCTCAAGGAGCGCCCGATGGCGGACATCGCCGCCGACCTGGGCGTCACCGAGTCGCGGGTCTCCCAGCTGCGGGGCGAGGCGCTGTCGCTGCTCAAGGACGGGCTCAACACCCACCTGGACCCGCACCTGGCCCCGGTGCCGGAGAACCCGGACGGCATCACCGCCCGCCGCCGGGCCACCTACTACGCCTCGATCGCCGGTAACACCAACCTGCACTCGCGGCTGGCGCTCACCAACGCCTACGGGCACACCACGCTCACCCAGAGCGTCGCCTGA